A stretch of Aphanothece sacrum FPU1 DNA encodes these proteins:
- a CDS encoding gamma carbonic anhydrase family protein — protein MSENLFPLPSYWPPPDVSQAAFIAPNAVVVGQVSIAQGVSVWYGAVVRADVEKIVIGAHTNIQDGAILHGDPGKITCLEDCVTIGHRAVIHSAHVERGCLIGIGAVILDGVRVGQGSLIGAGAIVNKDVPPRSLVVGVPARRVRDISDEEAQQLIEHALRYEKLALVHANKGNDLGFTKAH, from the coding sequence ATGAGCGAGAATTTATTTCCCCTTCCGTCTTATTGGCCCCCTCCTGATGTCTCTCAGGCAGCTTTTATTGCCCCTAATGCGGTCGTTGTTGGACAGGTTTCTATTGCCCAAGGGGTCAGCGTTTGGTATGGGGCCGTTGTGCGTGCTGATGTGGAAAAAATAGTCATTGGGGCCCATACTAATATTCAGGATGGGGCCATTTTACATGGAGATCCTGGCAAAATTACCTGTTTAGAAGATTGTGTTACCATTGGACATCGGGCCGTGATTCATTCAGCCCATGTTGAACGTGGGTGTTTGATTGGTATTGGGGCGGTTATTTTAGATGGGGTTAGAGTCGGCCAAGGGAGTTTAATCGGGGCTGGTGCTATTGTTAATAAAGATGTACCGCCGCGATCGCTTGTTGTAGGTGTTCCAGCGCGACGAGTCAGAGATATTTCTGATGAAGAAGCCCAACAATTAATCGAACATGCCCTACGATATGAGAAACTGGCCCTAGTCCATGCAAATAAAGGTAACGATTTAGGATTCACAAAGGCCCACTGA
- the tilS gene encoding tRNA lysidine(34) synthetase TilS: protein MWTNLHAKLHQTLKDRHLLPKEKNLLIAVSGGQDSLCLLKLLVDLQSKWGWKIAIAHCDHGWISDIGMAAHVQELSENWGIPFYLKVAPMMKETEAAARKWRYQVLIEIAQNNGFTEVVTGHTLSDRAETLLYNLIRGAGTDGLGALTWQRSLTSNITLVRPLLTVSRWETWEFCQQFQLPIWEDIVNANLDYARNRIRQELLPYLKDNFNPQIETNLAQTSEVLKAESDYLEATAKTILETAIHADKTQLNRLILQTIPLALQRRVIRQFLHQITIRQLNFEQIEAVVNLINAPRRSRTSSLPGNMIAEVQEDWIIMQKST, encoded by the coding sequence ATGTGGACAAATCTTCATGCTAAACTTCATCAAACTCTAAAAGATAGACATCTTTTACCCAAAGAAAAAAATCTATTAATTGCAGTATCTGGAGGACAAGATTCTCTTTGTTTACTTAAACTTTTAGTTGACTTACAATCAAAATGGGGCTGGAAAATAGCCATCGCTCATTGTGATCATGGTTGGATTTCTGATATAGGAATGGCTGCTCATGTACAAGAATTGTCCGAAAATTGGGGTATTCCCTTTTATTTAAAAGTAGCTCCAATGATGAAGGAAACGGAAGCTGCTGCTAGAAAATGGCGATATCAAGTATTAATAGAAATTGCTCAAAATAACGGATTTACTGAAGTTGTAACCGGCCATACTTTAAGCGATCGCGCTGAAACCTTACTCTATAATTTAATTAGAGGAGCAGGAACGGATGGATTAGGTGCTTTAACTTGGCAACGTTCTCTTACTTCTAATATTACCTTAGTTCGTCCTTTATTAACTGTTTCTCGTTGGGAAACTTGGGAATTTTGTCAACAGTTTCAACTACCTATTTGGGAAGATATTGTTAATGCTAATCTTGATTATGCACGTAACCGTATTCGTCAAGAATTATTACCTTACTTAAAAGATAATTTTAATCCTCAAATTGAAACGAATTTAGCTCAAACATCAGAAGTTTTAAAAGCCGAATCTGACTATTTAGAAGCAACCGCAAAAACAATTTTAGAAACCGCTATTCATGCCGATAAAACTCAATTAAATCGGCTGATTTTACAGACTATTCCTTTAGCATTACAACGGCGAGTTATTCGTCAATTTTTGCACCAAATTACCATCAGACAACTCAATTTTGAACAAATAGAAGCAGTAGTGAATTTAATTAATGCTCCCAGGCGATCGCGTACATCTTCTTTACCTGGAAATATGATAGCAGAAGTTCAAGAAGATTGGATTATCATGCAAAAATCAACTTGA
- a CDS encoding GatB/YqeY domain-containing protein, with translation MTLQIDLTGTKLIKFLKKTIKGVLSDKGINPSTYRGNKELDILVKRLAKESFTSITEAKIMAEKVGENIVELSQQKGKTYLDKGIIQQLSLQKQLFLLPSVSSIAFSVQPQTKIETVKPIVETSDIGETPEVQEVEPQKIIAETSDIEETPEIEEVELEEIVKNPEEMRLKERLTEDIKLAMKAKDKIRLETVRSIKKFVLEKEVDVRPSGQEILTPEQELEILTQQAKQRRESIEQFRKGGRDDLADKEAQELAIIETYLPPQLSDDEISQIIDEIIASVGATSPKDMGKVMGSAMQQLKGKADGKKVQELVKLKLT, from the coding sequence ATGACTCTACAGATTGATTTGACGGGTACTAAATTAATAAAATTTCTTAAAAAGACCATTAAGGGTGTCCTATCTGATAAGGGAATTAATCCTTCTACTTATCGGGGTAATAAAGAGTTGGACATTTTGGTTAAGAGATTAGCTAAAGAATCTTTTACTTCGATTACTGAAGCGAAGATTATGGCAGAAAAAGTGGGAGAGAATATTGTTGAATTATCTCAACAAAAAGGTAAAACTTATCTGGATAAAGGTATTATTCAACAATTGAGTTTACAAAAGCAATTGTTTTTATTGCCATCTGTATCAAGTATAGCATTTTCTGTCCAACCTCAGACTAAAATAGAGACAGTAAAACCAATTGTAGAAACTTCAGATATAGGAGAAACTCCTGAAGTCCAAGAAGTTGAACCTCAAAAAATTATTGCTGAAACTTCAGATATAGAAGAAACCCCTGAAATTGAAGAAGTTGAACTGGAAGAAATTGTTAAAAATCCTGAAGAAATGAGACTTAAAGAAAGACTAACTGAAGATATTAAATTAGCGATGAAAGCTAAGGATAAAATTCGCTTAGAAACTGTTAGAAGTATCAAAAAATTTGTTCTTGAAAAAGAAGTAGATGTTCGTCCTAGTGGACAAGAAATTCTTACACCAGAACAAGAATTAGAAATATTAACACAACAAGCAAAACAACGTCGAGAGTCTATCGAACAATTTCGTAAAGGGGGTAGAGATGATTTAGCAGATAAAGAAGCACAAGAATTAGCCATTATTGAAACCTATTTACCTCCTCAACTTTCTGATGATGAAATTAGTCAAATTATCGATGAAATTATTGCTTCAGTAGGTGCAACTTCCCCTAAAGATATGGGGAAAGTTATGGGGTCTGCTATGCAGCAACTTAAGGGTAAAGCTGATGGTAAAAAAGTTCAAGAATTAGTCAAACTAAAATTAACTTAA
- a CDS encoding TspO/MBR family protein — MIPAWLVIGIVAVLIGFVLNRLSPRDISWFNRLRRPNWLTFEWAIPFIWIFIFICGAWSAYIIWITHPGTSKTWWLMAGYLLLEVLIMAYTPVMCKLRSLRIGTIIGATGFFWGLILAWFIWPLSGWALTLLLPYLLWSPIGTYVTWKMIPLNPFEA, encoded by the coding sequence ATGATTCCTGCATGGTTGGTCATCGGTATTGTGGCAGTTTTGATTGGTTTTGTCCTAAATCGTTTATCCCCTAGAGATATTAGCTGGTTTAATCGTTTACGTCGTCCTAACTGGTTAACTTTTGAATGGGCCATTCCCTTTATTTGGATATTTATTTTTATTTGTGGGGCCTGGTCTGCTTATATTATCTGGATAACTCATCCAGGTACTAGCAAAACTTGGTGGTTAATGGCAGGTTATCTGTTATTAGAAGTGCTAATTATGGCTTATACTCCTGTTATGTGTAAACTCAGAAGTCTTAGAATCGGAACTATTATCGGGGCCACTGGATTTTTTTGGGGTTTAATTTTAGCTTGGTTTATCTGGCCCCTTTCTGGATGGGCCCTGACCTTATTATTGCCTTATTTATTATGGAGTCCTATTGGCACTTATGTAACTTGGAAAATGATTCCCCTTAATCCTTTTGAAGCTTAA
- a CDS encoding Uma2 family endonuclease: MLTFPKILTLESFLSQYCDSPPYELADGELIDMEPTGPHETVSGKLATQIGIALTNAKQPWFIPRTCLIRPFANIATARRPDIIVLDESVLSYEPLWEKEPVITLGRSIKLVVEVVSTNWETDYARKVEEYALLGISEYWIVDYRGLGGVAFIGKPKQPTFTVCQLINEDYQQKQYRLEDLIYSPLLPQLQLCLNDILPR; the protein is encoded by the coding sequence ATGTTAACTTTCCCAAAAATTCTCACCTTAGAATCTTTTTTAAGTCAATATTGTGATTCCCCTCCCTATGAATTAGCGGATGGAGAATTAATTGATATGGAACCTACTGGACCTCATGAAACAGTTAGCGGTAAATTGGCCACTCAAATTGGTATTGCCTTAACCAATGCAAAACAACCTTGGTTTATTCCTCGTACTTGTCTAATTCGTCCTTTTGCTAATATAGCCACAGCCCGTCGCCCTGATATTATTGTTTTAGATGAAAGTGTTCTGTCCTATGAACCATTATGGGAAAAAGAACCAGTGATTACTTTAGGACGTTCAATTAAATTAGTGGTCGAAGTAGTTAGTACAAATTGGGAGACGGATTATGCTCGGAAAGTAGAAGAATATGCCTTATTAGGAATTTCTGAATATTGGATTGTTGATTATCGGGGTTTAGGGGGTGTTGCTTTTATTGGAAAACCTAAACAACCCACTTTTACGGTTTGTCAGCTTATTAATGAAGATTATCAACAAAAACAATACCGATTAGAAGACCTTATTTATTCTCCCCTTTTACCCCAACTTCAACTGTGTTTAAATGATATTTTACCTCGTTAA
- a CDS encoding DUF29 family protein, whose amino-acid sequence MEELLTLKELLLQGNIPDAITLVEEMEEMSKDDKINNIINYGIILLIHLIKQTIEKRTTRSWDLSIRNSVLAIQEKNKRRKSGGFYLTYEELKIALEAAYKQAINKAALEVEEGRYSREELLKLVDKTTIINKAIDLISLVDD is encoded by the coding sequence ATGGAAGAATTACTAACACTTAAGGAACTTTTGCTACAGGGTAATATTCCTGATGCGATCACTTTAGTAGAAGAAATGGAAGAAATGAGCAAAGATGATAAAATCAATAATATTATTAACTATGGGATTATTCTTTTAATTCATTTAATTAAACAAACGATTGAAAAGCGAACTACTCGTTCTTGGGATCTCTCTATTCGGAACTCTGTATTAGCCATTCAAGAAAAAAATAAACGTCGTAAATCCGGTGGATTTTATCTCACTTATGAAGAGTTAAAAATCGCGTTAGAAGCTGCTTATAAACAAGCTATAAATAAAGCTGCATTAGAAGTAGAAGAAGGTCGTTATAGTCGAGAAGAATTACTGAAATTAGTAGATAAAACAACAATAATTAATAAGGCCATAGATTTGATTTCTTTAGTAGATGACTGA
- the msrA gene encoding peptide-methionine (S)-S-oxide reductase MsrA, which yields MGLFGFGKKSSLPTPESALPGRKDSMPVPASHHVNGQPLKPPFPNGLKTAMFGLGCFWGAERKFWQLPGVYTTAVGYAAGYTANPIYQEVCTGLTGHNEVVLVVFDPQIITYEQLLKVFWESHNPTQGMRQGNDMGTQYRSGIYVYSPEQKKQAEDSREAYQKALNQAGYDKITTEILDAPAFYYAEAYHQQYLAKNPNGYCGLGGTNVTCPIGVNLTIH from the coding sequence ATGGGTCTATTTGGATTCGGTAAAAAGTCAAGTCTCCCTACCCCTGAGTCAGCTTTACCAGGGCGCAAAGATTCCATGCCTGTTCCTGCTTCCCATCATGTTAACGGACAGCCGTTAAAACCACCTTTTCCTAATGGGTTAAAAACAGCTATGTTTGGATTAGGTTGTTTTTGGGGAGCAGAACGCAAATTCTGGCAATTACCAGGGGTTTATACTACGGCTGTCGGTTATGCGGCAGGTTATACTGCTAACCCTATTTATCAAGAAGTTTGTACGGGTTTAACAGGTCATAATGAAGTAGTTTTAGTGGTTTTTGATCCCCAAATAATTACTTATGAACAATTATTAAAAGTTTTTTGGGAAAGTCATAATCCTACCCAAGGAATGCGTCAAGGAAATGATATGGGGACTCAATATCGTTCAGGTATTTATGTTTATTCTCCTGAACAAAAAAAACAGGCAGAAGATTCACGAGAAGCTTATCAAAAAGCTCTTAATCAAGCCGGTTATGATAAGATTACCACAGAGATTTTAGACGCGCCTGCATTTTATTATGCTGAGGCTTATCATCAACAATATCTGGCTAAAAATCCCAATGGTTATTGTGGATTAGGAGGAACTAATGTTACTTGTCCTATTGGAGTTAACCTCACTATTCACTAG
- a CDS encoding ABC transporter ATP-binding protein translates to MLNTKKNHISKSPLQRLFKYGKDYRILIWQAVICSILNKIFDLAPPVLIGAAVDVVVKQQDSLIAHLGIKDVFSQLLMLTFLSMILWGLESLFQYTYERLWRNLAQNIQNNLRIDAYSHLQDLELAYFEERNTGMLLSILNDDINQLERFLDVGANEILQVITTVIIIGAAFFILTPGTAWMAMLPIPFILWGSIIFQQLLAPLYTDVREKVGLLNSRLSNNLSGITTIKSFTTEAYEIERLKEDSDAYRRSNQKAIAFSAAFIPLIRIIILAGFTAILLYGGMEVVNNKLSVGTYSVLVFMTQRLLWPLTRLGQTLDLYQRSMASTHRVMDLLDTPMTIHSGYLSLPTFDIQGEIILKNVSFSYQDKYPVIKNISLEISAGNTIGIVGSTGSGKSTLVKLLLRFYEINEGIITLDGINIKDIFLWDLRGAIGLVSQDVFLFHGTVKENIAYGNPEANFESIIGAAKIAEAHEFIEQLPQKYDTIVGERGQKLSGGQRQRIAIARAILKDPPILILDEATSAVDNETEAAIARSLEKITQHRTTIAIAHRLSTIRHADCIYVMEYGKIIEQGTHEQLLEKQGVYANLWQVQTGEKIS, encoded by the coding sequence ATGTTAAACACTAAAAAAAATCATATTTCTAAATCTCCCTTACAACGTCTTTTTAAGTATGGAAAAGATTATCGTATTTTAATTTGGCAAGCTGTGATTTGTTCAATTTTAAATAAAATCTTTGATTTAGCACCTCCTGTATTAATTGGAGCCGCAGTAGATGTAGTTGTTAAACAACAAGATTCTCTCATAGCTCATCTTGGCATAAAAGATGTCTTTAGTCAACTTTTAATGCTAACATTTCTCTCCATGATTTTATGGGGTTTAGAATCCTTATTTCAATATACTTATGAAAGATTATGGAGAAATTTAGCGCAAAATATCCAAAATAATTTAAGAATTGATGCTTATAGTCACCTGCAAGATTTAGAATTAGCTTATTTTGAAGAACGTAATACCGGAATGTTATTATCAATTTTAAATGATGATATTAATCAATTAGAACGTTTTTTAGATGTTGGTGCTAACGAAATTTTACAAGTAATAACCACTGTTATTATTATTGGGGCAGCTTTCTTTATTTTAACACCAGGAACCGCATGGATGGCCATGTTACCCATTCCTTTTATTCTTTGGGGTTCAATCATTTTTCAGCAACTGTTAGCCCCTTTGTATACAGATGTTAGAGAAAAAGTCGGTTTATTAAATAGTCGTTTATCTAATAATTTAAGTGGTATTACAACCATTAAAAGTTTTACTACAGAAGCTTATGAAATTGAAAGATTAAAAGAAGATAGTGATGCTTATAGACGAAGTAATCAAAAAGCAATTGCTTTTAGTGCTGCTTTTATTCCTTTAATTCGTATTATCATTTTAGCGGGTTTTACAGCTATTTTACTCTATGGAGGCATGGAGGTTGTTAACAATAAATTATCTGTCGGAACTTACAGTGTTTTAGTGTTTATGACTCAACGATTATTATGGCCTTTAACAAGATTAGGACAAACATTAGATTTATATCAACGTTCTATGGCTTCTACTCATCGGGTGATGGATTTATTAGATACTCCGATGACCATTCATTCTGGTTATTTGTCTCTGCCAACTTTTGATATTCAAGGAGAAATAATTCTAAAAAATGTTAGCTTTTCTTATCAAGATAAATATCCAGTTATTAAGAATATTTCTTTAGAAATTTCTGCCGGAAATACAATAGGAATTGTCGGCTCAACAGGATCAGGGAAAAGTACCCTAGTTAAATTATTGTTACGATTTTATGAAATTAATGAAGGGATAATTACCCTAGATGGTATCAATATTAAAGATATCTTTTTATGGGATTTGCGGGGAGCAATAGGATTAGTTAGTCAAGACGTATTTCTGTTTCACGGAACCGTCAAAGAAAATATTGCTTATGGTAATCCTGAAGCGAATTTTGAGTCAATTATTGGCGCAGCAAAAATAGCAGAAGCTCATGAATTTATTGAACAATTACCACAAAAATATGATACAATAGTGGGAGAAAGAGGGCAAAAATTATCTGGAGGACAACGACAAAGAATTGCCATTGCTAGAGCAATTTTAAAAGATCCCCCTATACTCATTTTAGACGAAGCTACCTCAGCCGTTGATAATGAAACTGAAGCCGCGATCGCTCGTTCTTTAGAGAAAATTACTCAACATAGAACGACTATTGCTATTGCACATCGTTTATCGACAATTCGACATGCAGATTGTATTTATGTGATGGAATATGGAAAAATAATTGAACAAGGAACCCATGAACAATTATTAGAAAAACAAGGAGTTTATGCGAATTTATGGCAAGTCCAAACAGGGGAAAAAATCAGTTAA
- a CDS encoding TIGR02652 family protein: protein MQYRPSTEINPSLQYPIFGPEIQCPHCRQVIPALTLTDTYLCTRHGAFESNPNTGDLVHLQSGRHWRLWQEEWYRQHTHPDGIRFEIHEALDRLYTQGYRATKVIIASRYKELVGTYLERNTSWRGNSESVPRLYGLPVEFSSELRPDSCWNVINFDLEKEPGVPKRYPYFRLFE from the coding sequence ATGCAATACAGACCATCAACAGAGATAAATCCAAGTTTACAATACCCTATTTTTGGTCCCGAAATACAGTGTCCTCACTGTCGTCAAGTTATTCCAGCTTTAACTTTGACAGATACCTATCTCTGTACTCGTCACGGGGCTTTTGAGTCTAATCCGAATACTGGCGACTTGGTTCATCTCCAATCGGGTCGTCATTGGCGGCTTTGGCAAGAAGAATGGTATAGACAACATACTCATCCCGATGGCATTCGTTTTGAAATTCACGAGGCCTTAGATCGACTATACACCCAAGGATACCGAGCCACCAAGGTGATTATTGCCAGTCGTTATAAGGAGTTGGTCGGTACTTATTTGGAACGGAATACCTCTTGGCGGGGGAATTCTGAATCTGTTCCTCGATTGTACGGACTTCCGGTTGAATTTAGTTCCGAATTAAGACCTGATTCCTGTTGGAATGTTATTAATTTTGACTTAGAAAAAGAGCCGGGGGTTCCCAAACGCTATCCTTATTTTCGGCTATTTGAGTAA
- a CDS encoding Uma2 family endonuclease has product MFVTVNEDTLTLSPGSEVILTHQTWEDYERLLRIRQDKSLPKLYFNGKTQEISLMSPLPSHGKRIDTLRDLVKSLLRKQGKDWDCFDPITLKMFKQAGVEPDTCFYVENRQAILGKDKIDLTIDSPPDLAIEVDITSITNIEAYEAIKIPELWIYQPGELRIYLFDGKQYQESVNSLMFSNIGVKELLPRYIELAWNQGSSVALLKFEENNL; this is encoded by the coding sequence ATGTTTGTAACTGTTAATGAAGATACCTTAACCCTATCTCCGGGGAGTGAAGTCATTTTGACTCATCAAACCTGGGAAGATTATGAGCGATTGCTCAGGATTCGTCAAGACAAGTCTTTACCTAAATTGTATTTCAATGGGAAAACTCAAGAAATTAGTCTTATGTCACCTTTACCAAGTCATGGAAAACGCATTGATACCCTCAGAGATTTAGTTAAAAGTTTATTACGCAAACAGGGGAAAGATTGGGACTGTTTTGATCCGATTACACTTAAAATGTTTAAACAAGCAGGCGTTGAACCGGATACTTGTTTTTATGTGGAAAATAGACAGGCAATATTAGGAAAAGATAAAATTGATTTAACTATTGATTCGCCTCCAGATTTAGCCATAGAAGTTGATATAACTTCAATCACTAATATAGAAGCTTATGAAGCGATAAAAATTCCTGAATTATGGATTTATCAACCAGGAGAATTAAGAATTTATCTATTTGACGGGAAACAATATCAAGAAAGTGTTAATAGTTTAATGTTTAGTAATATTGGGGTAAAAGAACTGTTACCAAGATATATTGAATTAGCTTGGAATCAAGGTTCAAGTGTTGCTTTACTAAAATTTGAAGAAAATAATTTATGA
- a CDS encoding VOC family protein, producing the protein MHHASIRTADIHRAIAFYECLGFTVHERFTTGYTLACWMEGLGGRIELIQIPEPKPSPDAFGDEHYVGYYHLSFDLSDRVDNLSTWLTYLETQFPPISPLKILLEPTQQIIGEQVYEVMFIADADGLPLEFLRLMGQSPG; encoded by the coding sequence ATGCACCATGCTTCTATTCGCACTGCTGATATTCATCGCGCCATTGCTTTTTATGAATGCTTAGGCTTTACGGTTCATGAACGCTTTACCACAGGCTATACTTTAGCCTGTTGGATGGAAGGGTTGGGTGGTAGAATCGAATTGATTCAAATTCCTGAACCTAAACCTTCTCCTGATGCTTTTGGGGATGAACATTACGTAGGATACTATCATCTTTCTTTTGATTTAAGCGACCGTGTGGATAATCTTTCGACTTGGTTGACTTATCTCGAAACTCAATTTCCCCCTATCTCTCCTTTAAAAATTCTCTTGGAACCCACTCAACAAATAATTGGGGAACAGGTCTATGAGGTGATGTTTATTGCTGATGCAGATGGCTTACCCTTAGAATTCCTACGCTTAATGGGACAATCTCCGGGATAA
- a CDS encoding photosystem II protein Y produces the protein MDWRVLIVISPLLIAASWAVFNIAAAALRQLQNFTSRES, from the coding sequence ATGGATTGGCGTGTTTTAATTGTGATTAGTCCTCTTCTGATTGCAGCTAGTTGGGCCGTTTTTAATATTGCGGCGGCGGCTTTGCGACAGTTGCAAAATTTCACAAGTCGAGAAAGCTAA